One genomic window of Acidobacteriota bacterium includes the following:
- a CDS encoding polysaccharide biosynthesis protein, whose product MALTRPFARRQPMLLLASDMVTVVIAMMTANYLRFDALAPSDFAQASNWLLIDLVITPITFYFLGLYRGIWRYASIADVLLISRAVAFRTLLLLGIFIFLGYDRGVSRSVVLIDAMLVLGLVGGSRLLTRMQRELVQSKTLKKKRPVLIIGAGDAGEIIFREMKNNERLDYNPVGFIDDDPTKWGVRIHGIPVLGGREEIPRIAAERQVREAVIAIPSATGRELSEVYAYCQRAGIRTRTVPPVSQLIDGQVHLSQVRDVELEDLLGRKAVKVDLAAIAASLRGKRVLITGGGGSIGRELARQVAEFEPERLVLLDRNENSVYFVELELRKRFPSLALEVVIADILDRPRLQEVFSAFRPHTVFHAAAYKHVPMMELNSTEAFKNNVVGTRQVAEHARDSGCERFVLISTDKAVNPLSVMGATKRLAELIVQGLTSPQTRCVSVRFGNVLGSDGSVVPLFKKQIAEGGPVTVTHPDVTRYFMTIPEAVQLVLQAGSMGLGGEVYMLDMGDPIRIVDLARNLIELTGFTPEVDIQIAFTGLRPGEKLHEELHLSREDVEPTAHEKVRRFHDPGEPPSHVLVRLDALLASFGPAGRPPSDAAVRQILCDLVPEFAASRPASQETSHPTASRSTPAHA is encoded by the coding sequence ATGGCACTGACACGCCCATTCGCCCGGCGCCAGCCGATGCTTCTTCTGGCCTCGGACATGGTGACCGTCGTCATCGCCATGATGACGGCGAACTACCTGCGATTCGACGCGCTCGCGCCGAGCGATTTCGCCCAGGCCTCGAACTGGCTGCTCATCGATCTCGTCATCACGCCGATCACTTTCTACTTCCTCGGGCTCTACCGGGGCATCTGGCGGTACGCGAGCATCGCCGACGTTCTTCTCATCTCGCGCGCCGTGGCGTTCCGCACGCTGCTGCTTCTCGGGATCTTCATCTTCCTCGGCTACGACCGCGGCGTGTCGCGATCCGTCGTCCTGATCGACGCGATGCTCGTTCTCGGGCTGGTCGGCGGATCGCGCCTCCTGACGCGCATGCAGCGGGAGCTCGTCCAGTCGAAGACTCTCAAGAAGAAACGGCCGGTTCTCATCATCGGAGCGGGCGACGCCGGGGAGATCATCTTCCGCGAGATGAAGAACAACGAGCGGCTCGACTACAACCCGGTCGGTTTCATCGACGACGATCCCACGAAATGGGGCGTCCGGATCCACGGGATCCCGGTGCTCGGAGGCCGGGAGGAGATCCCGCGCATCGCGGCCGAGCGGCAGGTGCGCGAGGCGGTCATCGCGATACCGTCCGCCACGGGGCGCGAGCTCTCCGAGGTGTACGCGTACTGTCAGCGCGCGGGCATCCGGACCCGGACGGTTCCCCCGGTGAGCCAGCTCATCGACGGCCAGGTCCACCTGAGCCAGGTCCGCGACGTCGAGCTCGAGGACCTGCTCGGTAGAAAGGCCGTGAAGGTCGATCTGGCGGCGATCGCGGCGAGCCTCCGGGGCAAGCGCGTGCTGATCACGGGGGGCGGGGGCTCGATCGGGCGCGAGCTGGCGAGACAGGTGGCCGAGTTCGAGCCCGAGCGCCTCGTGCTTCTCGACAGGAACGAGAACAGCGTCTACTTCGTCGAGCTGGAGCTGCGAAAACGGTTTCCCTCCCTCGCTCTCGAGGTCGTCATCGCGGACATCCTCGACAGGCCGAGGCTCCAGGAGGTCTTCTCGGCCTTCCGTCCCCACACCGTCTTCCACGCGGCGGCGTACAAGCACGTGCCGATGATGGAGCTCAACTCGACCGAGGCCTTCAAGAACAACGTCGTCGGCACCCGGCAGGTGGCCGAGCACGCGCGCGACTCGGGGTGCGAGCGGTTCGTCCTGATCTCGACCGACAAGGCGGTCAACCCGCTGAGCGTGATGGGGGCGACGAAGAGACTGGCCGAGCTCATCGTTCAGGGGCTCACGTCGCCGCAGACGCGCTGCGTCTCCGTCCGATTCGGCAACGTCCTGGGGAGCGACGGCTCCGTCGTCCCGCTCTTCAAGAAGCAGATCGCCGAGGGGGGCCCCGTCACGGTCACGCACCCGGACGTGACGCGCTACTTCATGACCATCCCCGAGGCCGTCCAGCTCGTCCTCCAGGCCGGATCCATGGGGCTCGGGGGAGAGGTGTACATGCTGGACATGGGAGATCCGATCCGCATCGTGGATCTGGCGCGCAACCTGATCGAGTTGACCGGGTTCACCCCCGAGGTCGACATCCAGATCGCGTTCACCGGGCTGAGGCCCGGTGAGAAGCTCCACGAGGAGCTTCACCTTTCACGGGAAGATGTCGAGCCCACGGCTCACGAGAAGGTGCGCCGGTTCCACGATCCGGGGGAGCCTCCCTCGCACGTCCTCGTCCGCCTCGATGCGCTCCTGGCCAGTTTCGGGCCGGCCGGCCGGCCTCCGTCCGACGCGGCCGTCCGGCAGATTCTCTGCGATCTCGTCCCCGAGTTCGCCGCGTCCCGGCCCGCGAGCCAGGAGACGAGCCACCCCACCGCCTCGCGATCGACCCCAGCGCACGCCTGA
- a CDS encoding porin family protein: MKPTSSVMRVAFVAGLAAVTATPAGIRDKAYEVGVYGGVENGDHRTSVKSGGSFGIRAGYLFTKKIMAELTVDGFPASRDITERVGDPSLPVLQVPVQTKPSATFVSYMLGLTANFLTERDTKTNPYFNVSLGFVNESRGSSDFSVRTNPNDPNSVVAGTILARKDTGTGLSVSAGARTFLRNNFGIRYEIRYIHHDTFTINQDGFQFSAGATFVLGGKK, translated from the coding sequence ATGAAACCCACTTCGAGCGTGATGCGCGTGGCGTTCGTGGCCGGGCTGGCCGCCGTCACGGCGACTCCCGCCGGAATCCGGGACAAGGCGTACGAGGTCGGAGTGTACGGCGGCGTCGAGAACGGCGATCACCGCACGAGCGTCAAGTCCGGCGGGTCGTTCGGCATCCGCGCCGGGTACCTCTTCACGAAAAAAATCATGGCGGAGCTGACGGTGGACGGCTTCCCGGCGTCGCGCGACATCACGGAGCGCGTCGGAGACCCCTCGCTGCCCGTCCTGCAGGTGCCCGTTCAGACGAAGCCGAGCGCGACGTTCGTCTCGTACATGCTCGGGCTCACTGCGAATTTCCTCACCGAGCGCGACACCAAGACCAACCCCTATTTCAACGTCAGCCTCGGGTTCGTGAACGAGAGCCGGGGGAGCAGCGACTTCTCCGTCCGGACCAACCCCAACGATCCGAACTCCGTCGTCGCCGGGACGATTCTCGCCCGGAAGGACACGGGCACCGGGCTGTCGGTCTCGGCCGGGGCGCGCACGTTCCTGAGGAACAACTTCGGAATCCGCTACGAGATCCGGTACATCCATCACGACACCTTCACGATCAACCAGGACGGCTTCCAGTTCTCCGCAGGCGCCACCTTCGTGCTCGGTGGCAAGAAGTAG
- a CDS encoding outer membrane beta-barrel protein → MARSSFVAAAILAACAATGATPAGDLCEGCWEAGGRGTYLLTSGDTGSDPAPAFGVEGAFRFKPFWSVRFALDRAQTRVPDGADETLHFLTIAFEYTLRAEREQRTRPVILFVAGFGFDHVSADTASAGPVVGRSEPGGDHGLTYGLGAGALTTLTDRLYLRYEGRCVRWSSFGAVSKANEILVALDFKFGQ, encoded by the coding sequence GTGGCAAGAAGTAGTTTCGTCGCGGCGGCAATCCTGGCCGCATGCGCCGCGACGGGTGCGACCCCTGCCGGGGATCTCTGCGAGGGATGCTGGGAGGCGGGCGGGCGTGGGACGTACCTCCTCACCAGCGGCGACACCGGAAGCGACCCGGCCCCGGCCTTCGGCGTCGAAGGGGCCTTCCGGTTCAAGCCGTTCTGGAGCGTCCGGTTCGCGCTCGACCGTGCGCAGACCCGCGTCCCCGACGGCGCGGACGAGACCCTGCATTTCCTCACCATCGCGTTCGAGTACACGCTCCGCGCCGAGCGTGAGCAGCGCACCCGCCCCGTCATCCTCTTCGTGGCGGGGTTCGGGTTCGACCACGTCTCGGCGGACACCGCTTCCGCCGGCCCCGTCGTCGGCCGGTCCGAGCCGGGAGGGGACCATGGCCTGACTTACGGGCTCGGCGCCGGAGCCCTGACCACGCTCACCGACCGCCTCTACCTCAGGTACGAAGGTCGGTGCGTGAGGTGGTCCTCGTTCGGAGCGGTATCGAAGGCCAACGAAATCCTGGTCGCCCTCGATTTCAAGTTCGGCCAATAG